A genomic stretch from Pseudomonas alkylphenolica includes:
- a CDS encoding BON domain-containing protein codes for MKKFAIAAATATALTLTLANAAFAQQPAQAPLTVAAGEMDKATEATKDTWITTKVKSDLMTEKGIPGTDIKVETNKGVVSLSSDTALTKSQKDTAVMITKKIDGVKAVSADGLKTD; via the coding sequence ATGAAGAAGTTCGCTATTGCTGCCGCTACTGCCACCGCCCTGACTCTGACCCTGGCTAACGCGGCATTTGCCCAACAGCCTGCCCAGGCTCCGCTGACTGTTGCTGCCGGTGAAATGGACAAGGCAACAGAAGCGACCAAAGACACCTGGATCACCACCAAGGTCAAATCCGACCTGATGACCGAGAAAGGTATTCCAGGCACAGACATCAAGGTAGAAACCAATAAAGGTGTGGTTTCCCTGTCTTCCGATACTGCGCTGACCAAGTCGCAGAAAGACACGGCGGTCATGATCACCAAGAAGATCGATGGCGTTAAGGCGGTTTCGGCTGATGGCCTGAAAACCGACTGA
- a CDS encoding DUF748 domain-containing protein has translation MPYSKHSRSRQTTPHMPKGLKRALGAMLAALALYSLLGFLILPGVALRIANQQLANYATVPAHLQRIELNPFSLELTLWGLQIGEPDKKQVGFERLYANLELDSLWTGALHLAGVELEKPHTELLFAKDGKLNLAQLFKLPPSEAKPEAPPSDPFPLRIDSIKLVEGLLHFEDLRPSEPIEFLYDSMNLELKNLSTLPEDSSDMTLVAVGPHGGRIDWSGSFSLVPIASEGTLKVTDGKMKAFWPYVRDAVPLVLEEGVISLDTHYKLNLSKETELLLDNTSVSIAPFAIKAPDGRPLARLARLDVSETSVDLAKQLVTVGKIRSEKLETWAALEADGQLDWQKLFASQPAKATPKEKAEPAAAEPDNQAQATPAEPGKPWQVLLKDVQLRNYQVHLADRSQKQPVALDVGPLNLDLQNFDSLNQSPFTLKLDTGVGKQGKLQAAGEVNLAPVTAKLKVSTQDIDLRIAQAYITPYIRLELRSGMLGSDLNVNLSNVDPLAFSIDGKAQVNQLHTLDTIKDRDFVKWQQLNLDGLSYRHGDALSIGKVSLKQPYARFMINEDRTTNVDDLLIPQPTTAPTSTQAKSKAPASSDKPLGIRIGAIDINDGSANFADFSLTPNFATAIQQLNGQIGTIDNRQPKPAKVDIKGKVDRYAPVTIKGALNPFDPMASLDIATSFKRVELTTLTPYSGKFAGFRIRKGRLNIDLHYVITQGKLKAENKVVVEQLQLGEKVESPDAVDLPIRLAVALLKDTEGKISIELPVTGDLNDPQFSVMPIVWQTLRNLVLRAAQAPFKFIGGLITGGDAQDLGSVAFAAGSSDLAPDAKSALDKLAAALKERPALRLEIEGTSAQSSDGPLIAQQRLEREYQSTYYKILQRRGDKVPAQASDLKVPDGDKPAMLEGIYRTRMKQQPPAEWEQLDREQRTTQLRDAVLKSWGESALLLRQLGQARASSIKDYLVDKGKLEDDRVYFIDASLGQAEADGRVITPLHLDAE, from the coding sequence GTGCCATACTCCAAGCACTCCCGTTCCAGACAGACGACGCCGCACATGCCCAAAGGATTGAAACGCGCCCTCGGCGCCATGTTGGCCGCTTTGGCCCTGTACAGCCTGCTTGGCTTTCTGATTCTCCCAGGGGTTGCCCTGCGTATCGCCAACCAGCAATTGGCCAACTACGCCACGGTGCCTGCGCACTTGCAGCGCATCGAGCTCAACCCCTTCAGTCTTGAGCTGACTCTCTGGGGCCTGCAGATTGGCGAGCCGGACAAGAAACAGGTCGGCTTTGAACGCCTGTACGCCAACCTTGAACTCGACAGCCTGTGGACCGGTGCCCTGCACCTGGCGGGCGTCGAGCTGGAAAAGCCGCATACCGAATTGCTGTTCGCCAAGGATGGAAAACTGAACCTCGCACAGCTGTTCAAACTTCCGCCCAGCGAAGCGAAACCCGAAGCGCCACCCAGTGACCCGTTCCCGCTGCGCATCGACAGCATCAAGCTCGTCGAAGGCCTCCTGCACTTCGAGGACTTGCGGCCCAGCGAACCCATCGAGTTCCTCTACGATTCGATGAACCTGGAACTGAAGAACCTCAGCACCCTGCCTGAAGACAGCTCCGACATGACCCTGGTGGCGGTCGGACCGCACGGTGGCCGCATCGACTGGAGCGGGTCCTTCAGCCTTGTGCCCATCGCTTCCGAAGGTACGTTGAAAGTCACCGACGGTAAGATGAAAGCCTTCTGGCCCTACGTCCGCGATGCCGTGCCGCTGGTACTGGAAGAAGGCGTCATCAGTCTCGACACCCACTACAAACTGAACCTGTCCAAGGAAACCGAGCTGCTGCTCGACAATACCTCGGTGAGCATCGCACCCTTTGCCATCAAGGCGCCGGATGGTCGCCCACTGGCGCGTCTGGCACGCCTGGATGTCAGTGAAACGTCTGTAGATCTCGCCAAACAACTGGTAACCGTAGGCAAGATCCGCAGTGAGAAGCTGGAAACCTGGGCCGCGCTGGAAGCCGATGGCCAACTCGACTGGCAAAAGCTGTTCGCCAGCCAGCCGGCCAAGGCCACGCCGAAGGAGAAAGCCGAACCTGCCGCTGCCGAACCTGATAACCAGGCGCAAGCGACCCCTGCCGAGCCAGGCAAGCCCTGGCAGGTGCTGCTCAAGGATGTGCAACTGCGCAACTACCAGGTGCACCTGGCCGATCGTTCGCAGAAGCAACCGGTGGCGCTGGATGTGGGCCCGTTGAACCTCGACCTGCAGAACTTCGACAGCCTCAACCAGTCGCCTTTCACCCTCAAGCTCGATACCGGCGTGGGCAAGCAAGGCAAGTTGCAGGCTGCCGGTGAAGTCAACCTGGCGCCTGTTACCGCCAAGCTCAAGGTCAGCACCCAGGACATCGACTTGCGCATCGCCCAGGCCTACATCACGCCGTACATCCGTCTGGAGCTGCGCAGCGGCATGCTTGGCAGTGACCTCAACGTCAACCTCAGCAACGTTGATCCGCTGGCCTTCAGCATTGACGGCAAGGCGCAGGTCAACCAGTTGCATACCCTGGACACCATCAAGGATCGCGACTTCGTCAAATGGCAACAGCTCAACCTTGACGGGCTGTCCTACCGTCACGGTGATGCATTGAGCATCGGCAAGGTCAGCCTGAAGCAGCCTTATGCGCGCTTCATGATCAACGAAGACCGCACCACCAACGTCGACGACCTGCTGATCCCGCAGCCGACCACCGCGCCAACCAGTACCCAGGCGAAATCCAAGGCGCCGGCCAGCAGCGACAAGCCGTTGGGCATCCGCATCGGTGCAATCGACATCAACGATGGCTCGGCGAACTTTGCCGACTTCAGCCTGACCCCCAACTTCGCCACCGCCATCCAGCAACTCAACGGCCAGATTGGCACCATCGACAACCGCCAGCCCAAGCCGGCCAAGGTCGATATCAAGGGCAAGGTCGATCGCTACGCACCCGTGACCATCAAGGGCGCGCTGAACCCTTTCGACCCGATGGCCAGCCTGGACATCGCCACCAGCTTCAAACGCGTCGAGCTGACCACCCTGACGCCTTATTCAGGCAAGTTCGCCGGCTTTCGCATCCGCAAGGGCCGGCTGAACATCGACCTGCACTACGTCATCACCCAGGGCAAGCTCAAAGCCGAGAACAAAGTGGTGGTCGAGCAGTTGCAGCTGGGTGAGAAGGTCGAAAGCCCGGATGCGGTGGATCTGCCGATTCGCCTGGCAGTGGCCTTGCTCAAGGACACCGAAGGCAAGATCTCCATCGAATTGCCGGTGACCGGCGACCTGAACGATCCCCAGTTCAGCGTCATGCCGATCGTCTGGCAGACTCTGCGCAACCTGGTGCTGCGCGCCGCCCAGGCGCCATTCAAGTTCATCGGTGGCCTGATCACCGGTGGCGATGCCCAGGACCTGGGCAGCGTCGCCTTTGCCGCCGGTTCCAGCGATCTGGCACCTGATGCCAAGAGCGCCCTCGACAAGCTGGCGGCGGCACTCAAGGAACGCCCTGCCCTGCGTCTGGAGATCGAAGGTACCAGCGCGCAAAGCAGCGATGGACCGTTGATTGCCCAGCAACGTCTGGAGCGTGAGTACCAGAGTACCTACTACAAGATCCTCCAGCGTCGCGGTGACAAGGTGCCAGCCCAGGCTTCCGACCTGAAGGTCCCGGATGGTGACAAACCGGCGATGCTTGAAGGGATCTATCGCACCCGCATGAAGCAGCAGCCGCCGGCCGAATGGGAGCAGCTGGACCGCGAGCAGCGCACCACTCAGTTGCGCGATGCAGTGCTCAAGTCCTGGGGCGAGAGCGCTCTACTGCTGCGCCAGCTGGGTCAGGCCCGGGCCAGCAGTATCAAGGACTACCTGGTCGACAAGGGCAAGCTGGAGGACGATAGGGTGTACTTCATTGATGCCAGCCTCGGCCAGGCGGAAGCAGATGGGCGGGTAATCACGCCGCTGCATCTGGATGCTGAGTAA
- a CDS encoding class I SAM-dependent rRNA methyltransferase, protein MSLLNQALRAALDARQGLIAELHAQGTDCYRLFHGSQEGASGLTVDRYGPQLLVQSFHQTLESSALLELHAMVEAQLGLELLLVYNDRSQGNSRIDRRDPVYQASEAALADHVGHEWGLNYRVRGRHAGQDPLLFLDLRNARGWVKQHSAGKRVLNLFAYTCGVGLSAAAGGAREVCNLDFAEGNLAVGKENAALNPGLVPMSFIQSDYFPAIRQFAGLPISQRRGHKLPAYPRLEQRQFDLVFLDPPAWAKSAFGTVDLLRDYQSLLKPALLSTAEDGVLICCNNLAKVSLDDWREQVLRCAEKAGRPVRDCQVLKPASDFPSQDQQPPLKTLILQL, encoded by the coding sequence ATGTCCCTCTTGAATCAGGCGCTGCGCGCCGCCCTCGACGCCCGCCAGGGCCTAATCGCCGAACTGCATGCCCAGGGCACTGACTGCTACCGCCTGTTCCATGGCAGTCAGGAAGGCGCCAGCGGCCTGACCGTTGACCGCTATGGCCCGCAACTGCTGGTGCAGAGTTTCCATCAGACGCTTGAGAGCAGCGCCTTGCTTGAACTGCACGCCATGGTTGAGGCGCAGCTTGGCCTTGAGCTGCTGCTGGTCTACAACGACCGCTCCCAGGGCAACAGCCGCATCGACCGCCGTGACCCGGTTTACCAGGCCAGCGAAGCGGCCCTGGCCGACCATGTCGGTCATGAGTGGGGGCTGAACTACCGTGTCCGTGGCCGCCATGCCGGCCAAGACCCACTGCTGTTCCTCGACCTGCGCAACGCCCGCGGCTGGGTCAAGCAACACAGTGCCGGTAAGCGTGTGCTGAACCTGTTCGCCTACACCTGTGGTGTCGGCCTTAGCGCGGCAGCAGGTGGCGCCCGTGAGGTGTGTAACCTGGACTTCGCCGAAGGCAACCTGGCAGTGGGCAAGGAGAACGCGGCGCTCAACCCGGGGCTGGTGCCGATGAGCTTCATCCAGTCCGATTACTTTCCGGCGATCCGCCAGTTCGCCGGTTTGCCGATCAGTCAGCGCCGCGGTCACAAGCTGCCAGCGTACCCGCGCCTGGAGCAGCGCCAGTTCGATCTGGTGTTTCTCGACCCGCCGGCCTGGGCCAAGAGCGCCTTCGGCACCGTCGATTTACTGCGCGACTACCAGAGCCTGCTCAAACCGGCCCTGCTCAGCACCGCCGAAGACGGCGTACTGATCTGCTGTAACAACCTGGCCAAGGTCAGCCTCGACGACTGGCGCGAACAAGTACTGCGCTGCGCGGAAAAAGCCGGGCGCCCGGTACGCGACTGCCAGGTACTTAAACCGGCCAGTGACTTTCCGTCGCAGGACCAGCAACCACCGCTGAAGACCTTGATTCTTCAGCTTTAA
- a CDS encoding acetyl-CoA C-acetyltransferase, with amino-acid sequence MQDVVIVAATRTAVGSYQGALAAIPAVDLGAAVIRQLLTLTGIDAELVDEVILGQVLTAGAGQNPARQAAIKAGLPHAVPAMTLNKVCGSGLKALHLATQAIRCGDAEVIIAGGQENMSLANYVMPGARTGLRMGHSTLIDSMISDGLWDAFNDYHMGITAENLVEKYGISREDQDAFAAASQQKAAAAIEARRFVDEITPILIPQRKGDPVAFATDEQPRAGTTAESLGKLKPAFKKDGTVTAGNASSLNDGAAAVMLMSAAKAQQLGLPILARIKAYANAGVDPAIMGIGPVSATRRCLEKAGWDLADLDLIEANEAFAAQALSVGKELGWDASKVNVNGGAIALGHPIGASGCRVLVTLLHEMIKRDASKGLATLCIGGGQGVALAIER; translated from the coding sequence ATGCAAGATGTTGTTATCGTTGCCGCCACCCGAACCGCTGTCGGTAGCTACCAAGGAGCGCTGGCCGCCATTCCCGCCGTTGACCTCGGCGCTGCGGTGATTCGCCAACTGCTGACCCTGACCGGCATCGATGCCGAGCTGGTCGATGAAGTGATCCTCGGCCAGGTGCTGACCGCTGGTGCCGGGCAAAACCCTGCGCGCCAGGCCGCGATCAAGGCCGGCCTGCCCCACGCGGTACCGGCCATGACCCTGAACAAAGTCTGCGGCTCCGGCCTCAAGGCCCTGCACCTGGCAACCCAGGCCATCCGCTGCGGCGACGCCGAAGTGATCATCGCCGGCGGCCAGGAAAACATGAGCCTGGCCAACTACGTCATGCCCGGCGCCCGTACCGGTTTGCGCATGGGCCACAGCACCCTGATCGACAGCATGATCAGCGACGGTCTGTGGGATGCCTTCAACGACTACCACATGGGCATCACCGCCGAGAACCTGGTGGAAAAGTACGGCATCAGCCGTGAAGACCAGGATGCCTTCGCCGCCGCCTCCCAGCAAAAAGCTGCTGCCGCCATCGAAGCCCGACGCTTCGTCGACGAAATCACCCCGATCCTGATTCCTCAGCGCAAGGGCGATCCGGTTGCCTTCGCCACTGACGAACAACCACGTGCCGGCACTACCGCCGAATCGCTGGGCAAGCTCAAGCCGGCCTTCAAGAAAGACGGCACCGTCACTGCCGGTAACGCTTCGTCGCTCAACGACGGTGCCGCCGCCGTGATGCTGATGAGTGCAGCCAAGGCCCAGCAACTGGGTCTGCCGATCCTGGCGCGGATCAAGGCCTACGCCAATGCCGGCGTCGACCCTGCGATCATGGGCATCGGCCCGGTCAGCGCCACCCGCCGCTGCCTGGAAAAGGCCGGCTGGGATCTGGCCGACCTGGACCTGATCGAAGCCAACGAAGCCTTTGCCGCCCAGGCCCTGTCGGTAGGCAAGGAGCTGGGTTGGGACGCCAGCAAGGTCAACGTCAACGGCGGCGCCATTGCCCTGGGCCACCCGATCGGTGCTTCGGGTTGCCGGGTGCTGGTGACCCTGTTGCACGAGATGATCAAGCGTGATGCCAGCAAAGGCCTGGCCACCTTGTGCATCGGCGGCGGCCAGGGTGTAGCCCTGGCGATCGAACGCTGA
- a CDS encoding oxygenase MpaB family protein, producing the protein MEAIRRRIETQVMSLTGLSLGQLDLENPKGDPGLFGPDSISWRVHGDFPSMLVGGISALLLQLLHPLALAGVWDHSNFRQDLLGRLRRTSQFISGTTFGATGDANWLIEKVRTIHLQVVGSAADGRPYAASDPELLTWVHVAEVSSFLAAHLRYRNPNLPHAEQDAYYAEIALIAERLGARDVPRSRQQVTDYLQAMRPQLYADERSQEVVQVLLDAPAPSRLAKPVGSLMLRAGIDLLPDWASAMLDLQQHSLQRRLIRLGINSTAPVLRWAMRDGSAHRARRRMGIH; encoded by the coding sequence ATGGAAGCGATTCGCCGCCGTATCGAAACCCAGGTGATGAGCCTGACCGGCTTGTCCCTGGGGCAGCTTGACCTGGAAAACCCTAAGGGCGACCCCGGCCTGTTCGGCCCGGACAGCATCAGCTGGCGTGTACACGGCGACTTCCCGAGCATGCTGGTGGGCGGTATCAGTGCTCTGCTCCTGCAACTGCTGCATCCGCTGGCCCTGGCTGGGGTCTGGGATCACTCCAATTTTCGCCAGGATCTGCTCGGACGCCTGCGCCGCACCAGCCAGTTCATCTCCGGCACCACCTTCGGTGCCACCGGCGATGCCAACTGGCTGATCGAGAAAGTCCGCACCATCCATCTACAGGTCGTCGGTAGCGCTGCCGATGGGCGCCCCTATGCAGCCAGCGACCCAGAGCTGTTGACCTGGGTGCATGTGGCCGAGGTCAGCAGCTTTCTTGCCGCCCACCTGCGTTACCGCAATCCGAACCTGCCCCACGCCGAACAGGATGCCTACTACGCCGAAATCGCCCTGATCGCCGAACGCCTGGGGGCCCGGGATGTACCACGCTCGCGTCAACAGGTAACGGATTACCTGCAGGCCATGCGTCCACAGTTGTACGCCGATGAACGAAGCCAGGAAGTGGTGCAGGTATTGCTCGATGCCCCCGCGCCCAGCCGTCTGGCCAAGCCGGTGGGTAGCCTGATGTTGCGCGCGGGTATCGATTTGCTGCCTGATTGGGCCAGCGCCATGCTGGACCTGCAGCAACATTCCTTGCAACGGCGCCTTATTCGCCTGGGTATCAACAGCACAGCCCCGGTGCTGCGCTGGGCCATGCGTGACGGCTCGGCGCATCGAGCGCGGCGGCGCATGGGTATTCACTGA
- the acs gene encoding acetate--CoA ligase: MFDISAYPHADAVSKAARLSQAEYQRLYRQSIEEPDVFWAEQAQALNWIKPWSSIQHSDMKTGQATWFRDAQLNVSYNCIDRHLATRGNQPAIIREGDNPADSSIITYRELHQHVCRLANVLKQRGVKKGDRVCIYMPMVPEAAYAMLACSRIGAIHSVVFGGFSPDALRDRILDADCRTVITADEGIRGAKTVPLKNNVDKALLSCPDVSTVVVIKRTGGQVAWSEGRDLWYHEAIKQVSDDCPPEPMDAEDPLFILYTSGSTGKPKGVLHTTAGYLLQATLTFKTVFDYREGEVFWCTADVGWVTGHSYIVYGPLANGAITLMFEGVPNYPDTSRFWQVVDKHKVNIFYTAPTALRALMRDGNGPLQNTSRKSLRLLGSVGEPINPEAWEWYFNAVGEQRCPIVDTWWQTETGGIMISPLVSSRRIKPGCATQPMFGVQPVLLDDQGKLIEGPGSGMLAIKASWPGQIRSVYGDPQRMIDTYFKPLPGYYFTGDGARRDEDGDLWITGRIDDVINVSGHRIGTAEVESALVLHDSIAEAAVVGYPHDLKGQGIYAFVTPMNGVNPDDTLKQALLALVSKEIGSFAKPELIQWAPALPKTRSGKIMRRILRKIACNELDNLGDTSTLADPSVVQGLIEKRLNT; the protein is encoded by the coding sequence ATGTTCGATATCAGCGCCTATCCCCATGCCGATGCCGTCAGCAAAGCGGCGCGCCTGAGCCAGGCCGAGTACCAGCGTCTGTACCGCCAGTCGATTGAAGAGCCTGACGTGTTCTGGGCAGAACAGGCCCAAGCCCTGAACTGGATCAAGCCTTGGAGCAGCATCCAGCACAGTGACATGAAGACCGGCCAGGCCACCTGGTTCAGGGATGCCCAACTTAATGTCAGCTACAACTGCATCGACCGCCACCTGGCTACACGGGGCAACCAGCCGGCGATCATCCGTGAAGGCGACAATCCTGCCGACTCCAGCATCATTACCTACCGCGAACTGCACCAGCATGTCTGCCGTCTGGCCAATGTGCTTAAACAGCGCGGAGTCAAAAAAGGTGATCGGGTATGCATCTACATGCCCATGGTCCCCGAGGCCGCCTATGCCATGCTTGCCTGCAGCCGCATCGGTGCAATTCATTCGGTGGTGTTCGGCGGTTTCTCACCCGATGCTCTGCGTGACCGTATCCTCGACGCCGATTGCCGCACCGTAATCACTGCCGATGAAGGCATTCGCGGCGCCAAGACCGTACCGCTGAAGAACAACGTCGACAAGGCGCTGCTCAGTTGCCCGGATGTCAGCACGGTGGTGGTGATCAAGCGCACCGGCGGCCAGGTCGCCTGGAGCGAAGGCCGCGACCTCTGGTACCACGAAGCGATCAAACAGGTCAGCGATGACTGCCCGCCCGAACCAATGGACGCTGAAGACCCACTGTTCATCCTCTACACCTCCGGCAGCACCGGCAAACCCAAAGGCGTACTGCACACCACCGCCGGCTACCTGCTGCAGGCCACCCTGACCTTCAAGACCGTATTCGATTACCGTGAAGGCGAAGTGTTCTGGTGCACCGCCGATGTCGGCTGGGTAACCGGGCACAGCTATATCGTTTACGGGCCGCTGGCCAATGGCGCGATCACCTTGATGTTCGAAGGCGTGCCCAACTACCCCGACACCTCGCGTTTCTGGCAGGTGGTCGACAAACACAAGGTGAACATTTTCTATACCGCCCCCACCGCGCTGCGCGCCTTGATGCGTGATGGTAATGGGCCGCTGCAGAACACTTCGCGCAAGAGCCTGCGCCTGCTCGGCAGCGTCGGCGAACCGATCAACCCGGAGGCCTGGGAATGGTATTTCAATGCGGTGGGCGAGCAACGCTGCCCGATTGTCGATACCTGGTGGCAGACCGAAACCGGCGGCATCATGATCAGCCCACTGGTAAGCAGCCGGCGGATAAAACCCGGGTGCGCCACCCAACCGATGTTCGGCGTACAACCCGTGCTGCTCGATGACCAGGGCAAGCTGATCGAAGGCCCGGGCAGCGGCATGCTGGCGATCAAGGCCAGCTGGCCCGGGCAGATCCGCAGCGTGTATGGCGATCCGCAACGGATGATCGACACCTACTTCAAACCGCTGCCGGGTTACTACTTCACTGGCGACGGCGCCCGCCGCGATGAAGACGGCGACCTGTGGATAACCGGGCGCATCGATGACGTGATCAACGTCTCCGGGCACCGCATCGGCACCGCCGAAGTCGAAAGTGCGCTGGTATTGCACGACAGCATCGCCGAGGCCGCGGTAGTCGGGTACCCTCACGATCTCAAGGGGCAAGGCATCTATGCCTTTGTCACGCCAATGAACGGGGTAAACCCGGACGACACGCTCAAGCAGGCGCTGCTGGCCCTGGTCAGCAAGGAAATCGGCAGCTTCGCCAAGCCGGAACTGATCCAGTGGGCGCCAGCACTGCCCAAGACCCGCTCCGGCAAGATCATGCGTCGCATTCTGCGCAAGATCGCCTGCAACGAGCTGGACAACCTGGGTGACACTTCGACCCTGGCCGACCCCAGTGTGGTCCAGGGCCTGATCGAAAAACGTTTGAATACATAA
- the pgi gene encoding glucose-6-phosphate isomerase, whose amino-acid sequence MAYYRTPHDVTALPAWQALQQHREAMQDFSMREAFNAEPKRFEQFSLSTCGLFLDYSKNLINGQSRDLLVNLANEVDLQEAIKALFAGEILNASEGRPALHTALRRPVGDKLSVNGVNVMPEVHKVLNQVTELVGRIHDGLWRGYSEKPITDVVNIGIGGSFLGPELVSEALLPYAQRGVRCHYLANIDGSEFHELSAKLRAETTLFIVSSKSFNTLETLKNAQAARAWYLAQGGSEAELYKHFIAVSSNKAAAVAFGIREENIFPMWDWVGGRYSLWSAIGLPIALAIGTANFKELLSGAYTMDQHFQNAPFEQNMPVLLALLGVWYGNFWGAQSHAILPYDHYLRNITKHLQQLDMESNGKSVRQDGTPVNHDTGPVIWGGVGCNGQHAYHQLLHQGTQLIPADFIVPVVSFNPVADHHQWLYANCLSQSQALMLGKTRSEAEAELRDKGMSEADIQKLAPHKVIPGNRPSNTLVVERISPRRLGALVAMYEHKVFVQSVIWGINAFDQWGVELGKELGKGVYQRLTGGIEEAAEDASTQGLINFFRSRHRG is encoded by the coding sequence ATGGCTTACTACCGCACCCCCCATGATGTCACCGCTCTGCCCGCCTGGCAGGCGCTCCAGCAACACCGCGAAGCCATGCAGGACTTCAGCATGCGCGAGGCATTCAATGCCGAGCCAAAGCGCTTCGAACAGTTTTCCCTGAGCACCTGCGGACTGTTTCTCGACTATTCGAAGAACCTGATCAACGGCCAAAGCCGTGACTTGCTGGTCAATCTGGCCAATGAAGTCGACCTGCAAGAGGCAATCAAGGCACTGTTCGCCGGCGAAATTCTCAACGCCTCCGAAGGCCGCCCGGCCTTGCACACCGCACTGCGCCGGCCAGTAGGCGACAAATTGAGTGTCAACGGTGTCAACGTGATGCCTGAAGTGCACAAAGTCCTCAACCAGGTCACCGAGCTGGTCGGCCGCATCCATGACGGCCTGTGGCGCGGCTACAGCGAGAAGCCGATCACTGACGTGGTCAACATCGGTATCGGTGGCTCGTTCCTCGGCCCTGAACTGGTCTCCGAGGCGCTGCTGCCCTACGCCCAGCGCGGCGTGCGCTGCCATTACCTGGCCAATATCGACGGCAGCGAGTTCCACGAACTGTCGGCCAAACTGCGCGCTGAAACCACCCTGTTCATCGTTTCCTCGAAATCCTTCAATACCCTGGAAACCCTGAAGAACGCCCAGGCCGCTCGCGCCTGGTACCTGGCCCAGGGCGGCTCGGAAGCCGAGCTGTACAAGCACTTCATCGCCGTGTCGAGCAACAAGGCCGCCGCTGTGGCCTTCGGCATCCGCGAAGAAAACATCTTCCCGATGTGGGACTGGGTCGGCGGTCGTTACTCGCTGTGGTCAGCCATTGGTCTGCCGATTGCCCTGGCCATTGGCACCGCCAACTTCAAAGAGCTGCTGTCCGGCGCCTACACCATGGACCAGCACTTCCAGAACGCCCCGTTCGAGCAGAACATGCCGGTGCTGCTGGCTCTGCTGGGTGTCTGGTACGGTAACTTCTGGGGTGCACAGAGCCACGCGATCCTGCCGTACGATCACTACCTGCGTAACATCACCAAGCACCTGCAGCAACTGGACATGGAGTCCAACGGCAAGAGCGTTCGCCAGGATGGCACACCGGTCAACCATGACACCGGTCCGGTGATCTGGGGTGGCGTCGGCTGCAACGGCCAGCATGCCTACCACCAGTTGCTGCACCAGGGCACCCAACTGATCCCGGCCGACTTCATCGTTCCGGTAGTCAGCTTCAATCCGGTTGCCGACCACCATCAATGGCTGTACGCCAACTGCCTGTCGCAGAGCCAGGCGCTGATGCTCGGCAAGACCCGTAGCGAGGCCGAAGCCGAGCTGCGCGACAAGGGCATGAGCGAAGCCGATATCCAGAAGCTGGCACCCCACAAGGTGATCCCGGGCAACCGTCCGAGCAACACCCTGGTGGTCGAGCGCATCAGTCCACGCCGTCTCGGCGCGCTGGTGGCGATGTACGAGCACAAAGTGTTCGTGCAGAGCGTGATCTGGGGTATCAACGCCTTCGACCAGTGGGGCGTGGAGCTGGGCAAAGAGCTCGGCAAGGGTGTCTATCAGCGCCTGACCGGTGGTATCGAAGAAGCTGCCGAAGACGCGTCGACCCAGGGCCTGATCAACTTCTTCCGCAGCCGCCACCGCGGTTGA
- the panC gene encoding pantoate--beta-alanine ligase gives MNTVKTVRELRAAVARARSEGKRIGFVPTMGNLHSGHAALVTKAAQRVDFVVASIFVNPLQFGPSEDLDKYPRTLAADQEKLLQAGCHLLFAPSVEEMYPDGMDGQTRVNVAQLSDGLCGASRPGHFEGVATVVSKLFNMVQPDLAVFGQKDFQQLAVIRALVRDLNMPIQIIGEPTVRAEDGLALSSRNGYLNEEQRAIAPALYRLLSQMAAAIEQGERDYPALIANGQQQLQNAGLRPDYLEIRQALSLRPATAEDRDVVILAAAYLGATRLIDNLHLNLDDK, from the coding sequence ATGAATACAGTCAAGACCGTCCGCGAATTGCGCGCCGCTGTGGCGCGGGCACGCAGTGAAGGCAAACGCATCGGTTTCGTACCGACCATGGGCAACCTGCACAGCGGCCACGCCGCACTGGTGACCAAGGCCGCACAGCGCGTCGATTTCGTCGTTGCGAGTATCTTCGTCAACCCGCTGCAGTTCGGCCCCAGCGAAGACCTCGACAAGTACCCGCGAACTCTCGCTGCCGACCAGGAGAAACTGCTCCAGGCCGGGTGCCACCTGCTGTTCGCCCCCAGTGTCGAGGAGATGTATCCCGACGGTATGGACGGCCAGACCCGCGTCAACGTTGCACAGCTGTCCGACGGACTGTGTGGCGCCAGCCGTCCAGGCCATTTTGAAGGTGTGGCGACCGTGGTCAGCAAGCTGTTCAATATGGTCCAGCCGGATCTGGCCGTGTTCGGTCAGAAAGACTTCCAGCAGTTGGCGGTGATCCGCGCCCTGGTGCGCGATCTGAACATGCCGATCCAGATCATTGGCGAACCGACCGTGCGTGCCGAGGATGGCCTGGCGCTGTCCTCTCGCAACGGTTATCTGAACGAAGAACAACGTGCCATCGCGCCAGCGCTGTATCGACTGCTGAGCCAGATGGCTGCGGCCATCGAACAGGGTGAACGCGACTATCCGGCCTTGATCGCCAACGGTCAGCAACAGCTGCAAAACGCCGGTTTGCGTCCTGACTACCTGGAAATCCGCCAGGCCCTTAGCCTGCGTCCGGCAACCGCCGAAGACCGCGATGTGGTGATCCTGGCCGCCGCCTACCTCGGTGCCACCCGCCTGATCGACAACCTGCATCTGAATCTCGACGACAAGTAA